In Quercus robur chromosome 10, dhQueRobu3.1, whole genome shotgun sequence, a genomic segment contains:
- the LOC126703064 gene encoding phenylacetaldehyde oxime monooxygenase CYP71AN24-like gives MALLLLLQQSWQELHKLSFQLNPLLSLLILFTFLYVFKHIRSDKTNLPPSPPKLPFIGNLHQLGTFPHRSLQALSKKYGPVMLLDLGHTPTLVVSSVAMAREVMKTQDIIFSNRPKTTSANIFFYGCTDVAFSSYGEYWRQAKKICVLELLSLKRVQSFQYVRDEEVAILINNIRESCLQEASLNLSDMLIATANNIVSRCVLGQKFEGDGKSGFGHLSRRIMELFTAFCLGDFFPLLKWIDVLTGIVPSMKATFRELDAFFDEVVEEHKTMKSNEENPSNKDFVDILLQLQKNPVLDFELTNDNIKAILMDMFVGGTDTTSTTSEWLMAELIKAPSTMKRAQEEVRRIVGKKSKIDVNDITQMDYLKCVIKETLRLHPPIPLMVPRETSTSVKFGGYDIAPKTRVFVNSWAVHRDPEVWDRPEEFLPERFIDNPIDFKGQDFELFPFGCGRRACPGYTFGVASIEYVVANLLYWFDWRLPNPSVKGEDLDMCEVSALVVSKKIPLHLVPSLHSP, from the exons ATGGCTCTACTATTACTGCTGCAGCAATCATGGCAAGAGCTACATAAACTATCCTTCCAATTAAATCCCCTCCTCTCCCTCCTTATCCTCTTCacttttctttatgttttcaaGCACATTAGAAGTGACAAAACCAATTTACCACCATCCCCACCAAAGCTACCATTCATTGGAAACCTTCACCAATTAGGAACATTCCCACATCGTTCTCTTCAAGCTCTCTCAAAGAAGTATGGCCCTGTAATGCTCTTAGATTTGGGGCATACTCCAACCCTAGTGGTGTCATCTGTAGCTATGGCCAGAGAAGTAATGAAGACACAAGATATCATTTTCTCAAACCGGCCAAAAACTACATCTGCCAATATCTTCTTCTATGGATGCACAGACGTAGCATTCTCATCCTATGGTGAGTACTGGAGACAAGCTAAGAAAATTTGTGTTCTTGAACTTCTGAGTCTCAAAAGGGTGCAATCTTTCCAGTATGTGAGAGATGAAGAGGTTGCAATATTAATCAATAACATACGTGAGTCATGCCTCCAAGAGGCTTCTCTTAATCTAAGTGACATGTTGATTGCAACCGCAAACAATATAGTCTCTAGATGTGTACTTGGACAGAAGTTTGAAGGTGATGGTAAGAGCGGGTTTGGGCACCTATCAAGAAGGATAATGGAGCTATTTACAGCATTCTGTTTGGGagattttttccctcttttgaaaTGGATTGATGTCCTTACAGGGATAGTACCAAGTATGAAAGCCACTTTTCGAGAACTTGATGCTTTCTTTGATGAGGTTGTGGAAGAACACAAGACAATGAAAAGTAATGAAGAAAATCCTAGCAATAAAGATTTTGTGGACATTCTCCTCCAACTTCAAAAGAATCCCGTGCTCGACTTTGAGCTCACTAATGACAACATCAAAGCAATCCTAAtg GACATGTTTGTGGGAGGGACAGATACTACTTCAACAACTTCGGAATGGTTAATGGCAGAGCTTATCAAAGCTCCGAGTACTATGAAGAGAGCTCAAGAAGAGGTGAGAAGAATTGTGGGAAAGAAGTCAAAGATAGATGTGAATGATATTACTCAAATGGATTACTTGAAATGTGTCATCAAAGAAACACTAAGACTTCACCCACCAATTCCTCTTATGGTACCTCGAGAAACATCAACAAGTGTGAAATTTGGAGGTTATGATATTGCACCAAAAACAAGAGTATTTGTCAATTCATGGGCAGTCCATAGGGATCCTGAGGTATGGGATAGGCCAGAAGAATTTCTCCCAGAGAGATTCATAGACAATCCAATTGACTTCAAAGGCCAAGACTTCGAATTGTTCCCATTTGGATGTGGGAGAAGAGCATGTCCAGGTTACACATTCGGTGTTGCTTCAATTGAATATGTGGTTGCCAATCTCTTATATTGGTTTGACTGGAGGTTGCCCAATCCTAGTGTTAAGGGGGAAGACTTGGACATGTGTGAAGTTAGCGCCCTTGTTGTGTCTAAAAAAATTCCTCTTCATCTTGTACCATCACTGCACTCTCCTTGA
- the LOC126704286 gene encoding uncharacterized protein LOC126704286, whose translation MEEMKENMRRASLVEDLVHRTNSPFTASINGHPLPPKFKLPSLDSYDGTRDPFDHIATFKTTMHLQGVPDEIMCRAFPTTLKGLAQVWFDKIPPNSVSSFKELSKLFVNNFIGGQRHKRSSSFLLTIEQGESESLRSFITRFNREALAVDEIDDKFLLAAFHNGLNSDLFIHKLYEQEPQTMTELVHFSQNFMNAEGAIIVKKRKRTEKMEANRHSEQGPRPKKGWMDDKKD comes from the coding sequence atggaagaaatgaaagagaatatgAGAAGGGCGAGTCTTGTAGAAGATTTGGTCCACAGAACTAATTCTccctttacggcttccatcaacggtcacccTTTACCACcaaagttcaagttgccttctctgGATTCGTATGATGGGACACGAGACCCTTTTGATCACATTGCCACCTTTAAGACCACTATGCATCTTCAAGGGGTTCCCGATGAAATaatgtgtagagccttccctaccaccCTCAAGGGCCTAGCACAAGTGTGGTTCGATAAAATACCCCCGAATTCAGTAAGTTCTTTTAAAGAATTGAGTAAGTTGTTTGTCAAtaacttcatcggaggacagaGACACAAACGTTCTTCGTCCTTCTTGTTGACTATAGAACAGGGGGAAAGTGAAAGCTTGCGGTCCTTCATCACCCGTTTTAATAGGGAAGCATTGGCAGTGGACGAGATAGACGATAAGTTTCTATTGGCAGCTTTTCATAACGGACTTAATTCAGATCTGTTCATCCACAAGCTTTATGAACAAGAGCCTCAAACTATGACTGAACTTGTCCACTTCTCTCAGAactttatgaatgcagaagGTGCAATCATAgttaagaagaggaagagaactGAGAAAATGGAAGCAAATCGCCACTCTGAACAAGGGccccgtccaaagaagggatgGATGGATGACAAAAAGGACTAA